From a single Anabas testudineus chromosome 5, fAnaTes1.2, whole genome shotgun sequence genomic region:
- the wdr1 gene encoding WD repeat-containing protein 1: MPYELKHVFASLPQMERGVAKVIGGDPKGNNFVYTNGKSVIIRNIDNPAIADIYTEHAHQVTVAKYAPSGFYIASGDASGKVRIWDTTQKEHLLKYEYTPISGKIKDIAWTEDSKRLAVVGDGREKFGAVFLWDSGSSVGEVSGHSKLINSVDIRQKRPYRLATASDDTCGSFCEGPPFKFKFTLRDHSQFVNCVRFSPDGSRFATAGADGQIFIYDGTTGERVGSLGGEKAHKGGIYAVSWSPDSSKLISASGDKTVKLWDVGAGTAVTTFNMGSDVTDQQLGCLWQKDHLLSISLSGYINYLDKNNPDRPIRTVKGHSKSIQCLTVHKSDGRPYIYSGSHDGHINYWDANTGENDCFSGKGHTNQVSKMQIDDANELVTCSMDDTVRYTNINKKVYSASDVVKMDFQPKSVSVAPGGLTLAVCIGQIVLLKDKKKIFTLDNLGYEAEVGALHPGGTIAAVGGTDAKIRLYSIQGNTLKAEGQVLETKGSITDMAYSNDGAYLGVIDDKKVATVFTVADGYSVKNEFYGHHAKPVTLAWSPDNEHFATGGMDMMVYVWTISDADKRIKLPDAHRLHHVSGLAWIDEHTLVTASHDASIKQWTITY; encoded by the exons ATGCCGTATGAACTGA AACATGTATTCGCCAGTCTCCCGCAGATGGAGAGGGGAGTTGCAAAAGTGATTGGTGGTGACCCGAAAGGCAACAACTTTGTCTATACCAATGGGAAGAGTGTCATCATCAGGAACATTGAT AACCCAGCTATAGCAGACATCTACACTGAACATGCCCACCAAGTCACTGTAGCCAAGTATGCCCCCAGTGGATTCTACATTGCATCTGGAG ATGCATCAGGAAAGGTCCGTATCTGGGACACCACCCAGAAGGAGCACCTGCTCAAGTATGAGTACACCCCTATTTCAGGGAAGATTAAGGACATTGCATGGACGGAGGACAGCAAGAGGCTTGCTGTTGTTGGGGATGGACGAGAGAA GTTTGGGGCAGTGTTCCTGTGGGACTCTGGCTCCTCTGTGGGAGAAGTTTCCGGCCACTCCAAGTTAATCAACAGTGTGGACATACGGCAGAAACGCCCCTACCGCCTGGCCACTGCCAGTGATGATACCTGTGGTTCCTTCTGTGAGGGCCCTCctttcaagttcaagttcacGTTACGT GACCACAGCCAGTTTGTCAACTGTGTCCGTTTTTCTCCAGATGGAAGTCGGTTTGCTACAGCTGGTGCTGATGGCCAG ATTTTCATCTATGATGGAACAACTGGTGAGCGTGTTGGCTCACTGGGTGGAGAGAAGGCCCACAAAGGAGGAATCTATGCT GTCAGCTGGAGCCCTGACAGCTCCAAACTGATCTCTGCTTCAGGGGACAAGACCGTGAAGCTCTGGGATGTTGGTGCAGGTACAGCTGTCACTACCTTCAACATGGGCTCTGATGTGACAGACCAGCAGCTGGGCTGCCTGTGGCAGAAAGACCACCTCCTTAGCATCTCCTTGTCAGGATACATCAATTACCTGGACAAGAACAACCCTGACCGGCCCATTCGCACAGTCAAG GGTCACAGCAAATCTATCCAGTGTCTGACAGTTCACAAAAGTGATGGGCGACCATACATCTACTCAGGTAGTCATGATGGACATATTA ATTACTGGGACGCAAACACTGGGGAGAATGACTGCTTCTCAGGAAAAGGCCACACTAACCAGGTGAGCAAGATGCAGATTGATGATGCCAATGAGCTGGTGACATGCAGCATGGATGATACAGTGCGCTACACCAACATCAACAAGAAGGTGTACAG TGCCTCTGATGTGGTGAAGATGGATTTCCAACCTAAAAGTGTGTCAGTAGCACCAGGAGGGCTGACACTGGCTGTGTGCATTGGGCAG ATTGTCTTGCtcaaagataagaaaaaaatcttCACACTGGACAATCTTGGCTATGAAGCAGAGGTTGGAGCTCTCCACCCTGGCGGCACCATTGCTGCAGTGGGAGGAACA GATGCAAAAATCCGTCTGTACTCCATTCAGGGAAATACTCTGAAGGCTGAGGGTCAAGTACTGGAGACTAAAGGGTCTATCACAGACATGGCCTACTCTAATGATGGTGCCTATCTAGGTGTCATTGATGACAAGAAAGTTGCCACAGTCTTCACTGTTGCAGACGGCTACTCG GTCAAAAATGAGTTTTACGGGCACCATGCCAAACCAGTGACACTGGCCTGGTCACCTGATAATGAGCACTTTGCAACTGGTGGGATGGACATGATGGTGTATGTCTGGACGATTAGTGATGCAGACAAGAGGATAAAACTCCCAG ATGCTCACCGGTTGCACCATGTTAGCGGCCTAGCATGGATAGATGAGCACACTCTAGTCACTGCCTCTCATGATGCCAGCATCAAGCAGTGGACTATCACATATTGA